Proteins encoded by one window of Streptomyces sp. NBC_01477:
- a CDS encoding ABC transporter substrate-binding protein — MSVIPTGRRGAAAVALLAAGLLVTTAACGGGGSGKKSDASAPAGSKGKVTLTFWDWDPNIDKVVAKWNAGHPGIQVKLSNPAGGDQLVAKMITAHEARNGPDLAKVEYQSLPALVSKGVVADITAYTKDTVAKYDDATLKSTVFQGKVYGVPQDVAPLMLFYRADLFTRYGLSVPKTWDDFAADAKALRAKAPKAYLTNFDAADPGWFTGLAQQAGANWWSTSGDTWKVDIADAPTKKVAGYWQGLVDDGSVAKNPSFSPQWNKQMNDGTLLTWISGAWAPAQLGGIAPATKGKWAVAALPAWTAGDPATGIWGGSATTVTTDSAHPAEAAEFASWLNTDDAAVTEQVKQINVYPAATSGRSLPVLRSAPAFFPNQPDFYAEVKKVAPAARSFPMWGPDVTVTFTGYTDGFSKALQSGGSFTGALDAMQSATVADMKKLGFTVG, encoded by the coding sequence ATGAGCGTGATACCGACAGGGCGGCGCGGCGCCGCCGCCGTCGCGCTGCTGGCAGCCGGGCTGCTCGTCACCACCGCGGCCTGCGGGGGCGGCGGTTCCGGCAAGAAGTCCGACGCGTCCGCCCCCGCAGGGAGCAAGGGCAAGGTCACCCTGACGTTCTGGGACTGGGACCCGAACATCGACAAAGTGGTGGCGAAGTGGAACGCCGGCCACCCCGGCATCCAGGTCAAGCTCTCCAACCCGGCAGGCGGCGACCAGCTGGTGGCGAAGATGATCACCGCCCACGAGGCCAGGAACGGCCCCGACCTCGCCAAGGTCGAATACCAGTCGCTGCCCGCGCTGGTGTCCAAGGGCGTCGTCGCCGACATCACCGCATACACCAAGGACACCGTCGCCAAGTACGACGACGCCACCTTGAAGAGCACGGTCTTCCAGGGCAAGGTCTACGGCGTCCCGCAGGACGTCGCCCCGCTGATGCTCTTCTACCGCGCGGACCTGTTCACCCGGTACGGCCTGAGCGTGCCGAAGACCTGGGACGACTTCGCAGCCGACGCGAAGGCCCTGCGGGCCAAGGCCCCCAAGGCGTATCTGACCAACTTCGACGCGGCCGACCCCGGCTGGTTCACCGGGCTCGCCCAGCAGGCCGGCGCCAACTGGTGGTCCACCAGCGGCGACACCTGGAAGGTCGACATCGCCGACGCGCCCACGAAGAAGGTGGCCGGCTACTGGCAGGGGCTCGTCGACGACGGCAGCGTCGCCAAGAACCCGTCGTTCTCCCCGCAGTGGAACAAGCAGATGAACGACGGCACCCTGCTCACCTGGATCTCCGGCGCCTGGGCGCCCGCCCAGCTCGGCGGCATCGCGCCCGCCACCAAGGGCAAATGGGCGGTCGCGGCGCTGCCGGCCTGGACCGCGGGCGACCCGGCCACCGGCATCTGGGGCGGCTCGGCGACCACCGTCACCACGGACTCCGCGCACCCCGCGGAAGCGGCCGAGTTCGCGTCCTGGCTGAACACCGACGACGCGGCGGTGACCGAGCAGGTCAAGCAGATCAACGTCTACCCGGCCGCCACCTCGGGGCGTTCACTGCCGGTGCTGCGGTCCGCGCCCGCGTTCTTCCCGAACCAGCCGGACTTCTACGCCGAGGTGAAGAAGGTCGCCCCCGCGGCCCGCAGCTTCCCGATGTGGGGCCCCGACGTCACCGTCACCTTCACCGGCTACACCGACGGTTTCAGCAAGGCCCTGCAGTCCGGCGGCTCCTTCACCGGCGCGCTCGACGCCATGCAGAGCGCGACCGTCGCCGACATGAAGAAGCTCGGATTCACGGTCGGCTGA
- a CDS encoding ROK family transcriptional regulator, giving the protein MLTRLYLHGSASRFDLMKATGLSSATVSNVVTGLVADGLVAEAGLLDSDGGRPRTLLEVRPGYAQVVGVDIGETHVQVGLFDWTLDTVATATYPMDEGRPEPAVLAELVRAGIEEVTAKAGADPAALLGVGIGVPGAVLPDGLVHAPTLGWSDVPFDTLLRPHVAAPLHLDNCARTLGQAEMWRGAGRGAQRAIVGLLAVGVGAAVATGSPGGVTSTTSEWGHTVVEAGGALCRCGSHGCLEAYVGADAILERYARLAGLPEQSGAPRGAGGGADTEARLAALVAEAARPGPAADTVRATAEYLGIGIGNLINLLGPDRVILSGWVSAAMGPAMLPAVRDAMRRHTLDYLAERTVLELGRLGPEQVALGAATLPVHELLTAGGR; this is encoded by the coding sequence GTGCTGACCAGGCTCTATCTGCACGGCTCCGCCAGCCGCTTCGACCTGATGAAGGCCACCGGGCTGAGTTCCGCGACGGTGAGCAACGTCGTCACCGGCCTGGTCGCCGACGGCCTGGTCGCCGAGGCGGGACTGCTGGACTCCGACGGCGGCCGGCCGCGTACCCTGCTCGAAGTGCGCCCCGGATACGCCCAGGTGGTCGGGGTCGACATCGGCGAGACCCATGTCCAGGTCGGCCTTTTCGACTGGACCCTGGACACCGTCGCCACCGCCACCTACCCGATGGACGAGGGCCGCCCCGAGCCCGCGGTGCTCGCGGAACTGGTACGGGCCGGCATCGAGGAGGTCACCGCGAAGGCGGGCGCCGACCCGGCCGCGCTGCTCGGCGTCGGTATCGGGGTGCCCGGCGCCGTCCTGCCCGACGGGCTGGTGCACGCGCCCACCCTCGGCTGGTCCGACGTCCCGTTCGACACGCTGCTGCGCCCCCATGTCGCCGCGCCCCTGCACCTGGACAACTGCGCCCGCACCCTCGGCCAGGCCGAGATGTGGCGGGGTGCGGGCCGCGGCGCGCAGCGGGCGATCGTCGGCCTGCTCGCGGTCGGCGTCGGCGCGGCGGTCGCCACCGGGTCGCCCGGCGGGGTGACCAGCACCACCAGCGAGTGGGGGCACACCGTGGTCGAGGCCGGCGGGGCGCTGTGCCGGTGCGGCTCGCACGGCTGCCTGGAGGCCTACGTCGGCGCGGACGCGATCCTGGAGCGCTACGCGCGGCTGGCCGGCCTCCCCGAGCAGTCCGGCGCCCCGCGCGGGGCCGGCGGCGGCGCCGACACCGAGGCGCGGCTGGCCGCGCTCGTGGCCGAGGCGGCCCGGCCGGGTCCCGCGGCCGACACGGTCCGCGCCACCGCCGAATACCTCGGCATCGGGATCGGGAACCTCATCAACCTGCTCGGCCCCGACCGGGTGATCCTGTCCGGCTGGGTCAGCGCGGCCATGGGTCCCGCGATGCTGCCCGCGGTCCGGGACGCGATGCGGCGGCACACCCTGGACTACCTGGCCGAGCGCACCGTGCTCGAACTGGGCCGGCTGGGTCCTGAGCAGGTGGCCCTCGGCGCGGCCACGCTGCCGGTGCACGAACTCCTGACGGCCGGGGGCCGCTGA
- a CDS encoding aldehyde dehydrogenase family protein has translation MPSQPGDGRLYIDGAFVPAASGRTGAVEEKATGTPIGSYALGSAADIDRAVAAARAAQPAWGALSAPERAGYLRAFCGYLEAHYEELVEQSMRETGGVRAKAEDEVGTSIRQLALSAVQVSENAGDILPPYKAGKLSLSRAVPLGVLGLITPWNYPMNLAMRALAPGLAFGNTVVLKPAELTPVIGGQVLAAAADHAGLPPGVLNVVTGDGPDAGWPLARHQGLDMLDFTGSREVGLAIDRAAAGELRDIRLELGGSNAFVVLDDADVELAANCAMIASFEFQGQTCISASRHIVQRAAAADYLDALTRRAAALTVGDPFAAGTALGPLISAAQRDRLHRDIVEPSLAMGARLLTGGTYEGLFYRPTVLADVTPGMPAFREEVFGPVIPVTVVDTEAEAIALTNGLPMLMDSVFTRDLVRGLSVAEQLQAGEVHVNDAHARHGAENQMPGFTRRQWIGLQRTPLEFPDWATAPANEES, from the coding sequence ATGCCCTCCCAACCCGGCGACGGCCGGCTGTACATCGACGGGGCCTTCGTACCCGCCGCCTCCGGACGCACCGGGGCGGTCGAGGAGAAGGCCACCGGCACGCCGATCGGCAGCTACGCGCTCGGTTCGGCCGCCGACATCGACCGGGCGGTCGCCGCCGCACGGGCCGCCCAGCCCGCTTGGGGAGCGCTCTCCGCGCCCGAACGCGCCGGGTATCTGCGCGCCTTCTGCGGCTATCTGGAGGCGCACTACGAGGAGCTGGTCGAGCAGAGCATGCGCGAGACCGGCGGGGTGCGGGCCAAGGCCGAGGACGAGGTCGGCACCAGCATCCGGCAGCTCGCGCTGTCCGCCGTCCAGGTCAGTGAGAACGCCGGCGACATCCTGCCGCCGTACAAGGCGGGCAAGCTCTCGCTGTCCCGGGCGGTACCGCTGGGCGTGCTGGGGCTCATCACCCCCTGGAACTACCCGATGAATCTGGCGATGCGGGCCCTCGCGCCGGGCCTGGCCTTCGGCAACACCGTGGTCCTCAAGCCCGCCGAGCTGACCCCGGTGATCGGCGGCCAGGTGCTGGCCGCCGCCGCGGACCACGCGGGTCTGCCGCCCGGCGTGCTGAACGTGGTGACCGGGGACGGCCCCGACGCGGGCTGGCCGCTGGCCCGCCACCAGGGCCTGGACATGCTGGACTTCACCGGTTCGCGCGAGGTGGGCCTGGCCATCGACCGCGCGGCGGCGGGGGAGTTGCGCGACATCCGCCTCGAACTCGGCGGCAGCAACGCCTTCGTGGTGCTCGACGACGCCGATGTCGAACTCGCCGCGAACTGCGCCATGATCGCCTCGTTCGAATTCCAGGGCCAGACCTGCATCAGCGCCAGCCGGCACATCGTGCAGCGCGCGGCGGCCGCCGACTACCTGGACGCCCTGACCCGGCGGGCGGCGGCCCTCACCGTCGGCGACCCCTTCGCCGCCGGCACGGCGCTCGGCCCGCTGATCAGCGCCGCGCAGCGCGACCGGCTGCACCGCGACATCGTCGAACCCTCGCTGGCGATGGGCGCCCGACTGCTGACCGGCGGCACCTACGAGGGGCTGTTCTACCGGCCCACCGTGCTCGCCGACGTCACCCCCGGCATGCCCGCCTTCCGCGAGGAGGTCTTCGGCCCGGTCATCCCGGTCACCGTCGTCGACACCGAGGCCGAGGCGATCGCCCTCACCAACGGCCTTCCCATGCTGATGGATTCGGTCTTCACCCGGGACCTGGTCCGCGGACTGTCCGTCGCCGAACAGCTCCAGGCCGGCGAGGTGCACGTCAACGACGCGCACGCCAGGCACGGCGCCGAGAACCAGATGCCCGGCTTCACCCGGCGCCAGTGGATCGGACTGCAGCGCACCCCCCTGGAATTCCCCGACTGGGCCACCGCGCCCGCCAACGAAGAGAGCTGA
- a CDS encoding carbohydrate ABC transporter permease gives MARNPAAARRTRGFPYLLVLPAVLLFTAFVAAPGGYALLLSFQRRKVNGGLLGGGTHTVFAGLANYRDVLGDTELWSGVLRMLALGAFTVPATVLLALLFAVLLDLERTRLKRITRLTIFLPYAVPGVIASLMWGFLYLPATSPIGGDRVDFFGQVAVYFSVGNVAVWGAVGFNMIVIYTALRALPAELHESARLDGASEWQIVLRVKVPMVLPAVVMCGLFTVLAALQVFNEPNTLKPLSNAVSSTWVPLMKIYDDAFGNSDIYSAAATSVVLTAAALAVSFVTARIIQSRVQQEAA, from the coding sequence ATGGCACGCAACCCCGCGGCCGCGCGCAGGACCCGCGGCTTCCCGTATCTGCTGGTCCTGCCCGCCGTGCTGCTCTTCACCGCGTTCGTGGCGGCCCCCGGCGGCTACGCGCTGCTGCTCAGCTTCCAGCGCCGCAAGGTCAACGGCGGCCTGCTCGGCGGCGGCACCCACACCGTCTTCGCGGGCCTGGCCAACTACCGTGATGTGCTGGGCGATACGGAGCTGTGGTCGGGAGTGCTGCGGATGCTGGCGCTGGGCGCCTTCACCGTGCCCGCCACCGTCCTGCTCGCGCTGCTCTTCGCGGTGCTGCTCGACCTGGAGCGGACCCGGCTCAAGCGGATCACCCGGCTGACGATCTTCCTGCCCTACGCGGTGCCCGGGGTGATCGCCTCGCTGATGTGGGGCTTCCTCTACCTGCCCGCCACCAGCCCGATCGGCGGCGACCGGGTGGACTTCTTCGGCCAGGTCGCCGTCTACTTCTCGGTCGGCAATGTCGCGGTGTGGGGCGCGGTCGGCTTCAACATGATCGTGATCTACACCGCCCTGCGCGCGCTGCCCGCCGAACTCCACGAGTCCGCCCGCCTCGACGGCGCCTCGGAGTGGCAGATCGTGCTGCGCGTCAAGGTGCCGATGGTGCTGCCCGCGGTGGTGATGTGCGGGCTGTTCACGGTGCTCGCCGCCCTCCAGGTCTTCAACGAGCCCAACACCCTCAAGCCGCTGTCCAACGCGGTGTCGTCCACCTGGGTGCCGCTGATGAAGATCTACGACGACGCCTTCGGCAACTCCGACATCTACTCGGCCGCCGCGACCTCCGTGGTGCTGACCGCCGCGGCCCTCGCGGTGTCCTTCGTCACCGCCCGCATCATCCAGTCCCGGGTCCAGCAGGAGGCCGCATGA